One Phaseolus vulgaris cultivar G19833 chromosome 4, P. vulgaris v2.0, whole genome shotgun sequence DNA window includes the following coding sequences:
- the LOC137838406 gene encoding uncharacterized protein, whose product MAMDWFVSLPEGHITSFTQLSQLFREQYLANRAPPPVSYDLFNVKQYQGQTLKEYISRFGAHVVKGGTKEEPMIVYAFRKGVCPGPFCESIIRNRPKTFAEIRRHAVEHIASEGEVYEKRTTIAPARPRGRMRTQPARVHEAATKRKNQDRKRPYEARRTQPKGRAEGRSEGNRPLRHNFVVELKDLIVVPNIADRLRPLVKSDKVLGPHKDSWCKFHEAFGHHINNCLALGYQLDELVKNGFLKDYLAGPTTTTTMAIPEEGQAHEMPTHGEVHTISSGFSEGGPTASQRKKYVRSVSSVAEEFPDDPWESDLVFARADLRDVVPHDNDPVVISVVTAGRKVHRVLVDQGSSADVMFWSTFNKLQLSPDLLRPYTGCLYGFADNPVEVRGYLELRTTFTDGAASRTDPVFGG is encoded by the coding sequence atggccatggactggttcgtcagcctcccagagggtcatatcacgtcCTTCACACAGTTGTCGCAGttattcagagagcagtatctAGCCAACAGGGCTCCACCCCCAGTTTCATACGACCTGTTcaacgtgaagcagtatcaaggtcagactttgaaggagtacataagccgctttgggGCGCATGTGGTGAAGGGTGGCACCAAggaggagcccatgattgtgtacgcaTTCAGAAAGGGGGTGTGTCCTGGGCCTTTCTGCGAGTCAATCATTCGCAATCGCCCCAAGACGTTTGCTGAAATAAGGCGTCATGCAGTAGAGCACATTGCCTCAGAGGGGGAGGTGTACGAGAAACGCACAACTATCGCGCCCGCACGCCCGAGAGGACGTATGCGCACACAACCCGCTAGGGTCCACGAAGCAGCTACAAAGAGAAAGAACCAAGACAGGAAGCGCCCCTATGAGGCAAGGAGGACCCAGCCTAAGGGTCGAGCAGAGGGAAGGAGTGAAGGAAATAGACCCCTGAGGCACAATTTCGTGGTGGAgcttaaagacctcatcgttgtgcccaacatagcagacaggttgaggccactggtgaagtctgacaaggtgctgggaccccACAAAGATTCGTGGTGCAAATTTCACGAGGCATTCGGGCACCATATCAACAACTGCTTAgcgctgggctatcagttggatgaacttgtgaagaatggtttcctaAAGGATTATCTCGCTGGGCCTACTACGACCACAACCATGGCAATACCAGAGGAGGGTCAAGCGCACGAAATGCCGACTCAcggagaagtgcacaccatTTCTAGCGGCTTTTCCGAaggaggacccactgcctctcaacgtAAAAAATATGTGAGGTCAGTGAGTTCAGTTGCTGAGGAGTTTCCGGatgacccgtgggagtcagaccttgtTTTCGCAAGGGCTGACCTGCGGGATGTCGTCccacacgacaatgaccccgtggtcatttcagtagtcacagcgggaagaaaggtacacagggttctcgtcgaccagggcagttctgcagacgtcatgttttggtcgaccttcaataAGCTTCAGTTATCCCCTGACCTTTTGAGACCCTATACTGGATGCCTATATGGATTTGCAGACAACCCGGTGGAGGTACGTGGATACTTGGAGCTGAGAACGACATTCACTGATGGAGCGGCATCACGCACCGATCCGGTATTTGGTGGTTAA